Proteins encoded together in one Impatiens glandulifera chromosome 1, dImpGla2.1, whole genome shotgun sequence window:
- the LOC124919545 gene encoding xyloglucan 6-xylosyltransferase 2-like: MLQRCLGTHRLWKIKRIIRQSKLTFICLLLTFVVLRSNIGAGKFGTPQQDYDEIRQHFYSGRRAEPRRVLEETQSKENNYATFDFNKILIDEEGDDENPDSNKPYSLGPKISDWDEQRTEWLKINRKFQIPNKPRVLLVTGSSPKPCENPVGDHYLVKSIKNKIDYCRLHGIEIFYNMALFDAEMSGFWAKLPLIRKLLLSQPEIEFLWWIDSDAMFTDMAFEVPWERYKDHNLVMHGWNDMVYDEKNWIGLNTGSFLLRNCQWSLDILDAWAPMGPKGKVREDSGKILTKELKNRPVFEADDQSAMVYLLATQRDRWGEKVYLENAYYLHGYWGILVDRYEEMMENYHPGLGDHRWPLVTHFVGCKPCGKFGDYPVERCLKQMDRAFNFGDNQILHMYGFEHKSLGSRRVKRVKNESSNPLEVKDELGLLHPAFKAIQSP, from the coding sequence ATGCTTCAACGATGTCTTGGAACTCACCGTCTATGGAAGATCAAAAGAATCATTAGACAGAGCAAGCTCACGTTCATCTGTCTTCTCCTAACATTCGTCGTTCTCCGTAGCAACATCGGCGCCGGAAAATTCGGAACTCCTCAGCAAGATTACGACGAGATCCGACAACATTTCTACTCCGGTCGCCGCGCCGAACCTCGCCGCGTTCTCGAAGAAACCCAATCAAAAGAAAACAACTACGCTACATTTGATTTCAATAAGATACTCATAGACGAAGAAGGTGATGACGAAAACCCGGATTCAAACAAGCCCTACAGTCTTGGACCGAAGATTTCAGATTGGGATGAACAGAGAACTGAATGGCTCAAGATTAATCGTAAATTTCAAATTCCAAATAAGCCGAGGGTTCTTCTTGTCACTGGTTCATCGCCGAAACCCTGTGAAAACCCTGTTGGGGATCATTACCTTGTGAAATCGATTAAGAACAAAATCGATTATTGTAGGCTACATGGGATTGAAATTTTCTATAACATGGCTTTATTTGATGCAGAAATGTCTGGGTTTTGGGCAAAACTTCCATTGATTCGGAAGCTTTTGTTATCTCAACCTGAAATTGAGTTCTTATGGTGGATTGATAGTGATGCCATGTTTACAGATATGGCGTTTGAAGTTCCATGGGAGAGGTATAAAGATCATAACTTGGTTATGCACGGATGGAATGATATGGTTTATGATGAGAAGAATTGGATTGGCTTAAACACTGGAAGTTTCTTGTTGAGGAATTGTCAATGGTCATTAGATATTCTTGATGCTTGGGCTCCAATGGGTCCAAAAGGGAAGGTTAGAGAGGATTCAGGCAAGATTCTTACTAAAGAATTGAAGAACAGACCGGTTTTTGAAGCTGATGATCAGTCGGCTATGGTGTATCTGCTTGCGACGCAGAGAGATAGGTGGGGGGAAAAGGTTTATTTGGAGAATGCATATTATCTGCATGGTTATTGGGGGATTCTAGTTGACAGGTACGAGGAAATGATGGAGAATTACCATCCGGGTTTGGGTGATCATAGATGGCCACTCGTGACCCATTTTGTCGGGTGCAAACCTTGTGGGAAATTCGGGGATTATCCGGTTGAGAGATGCTTGAAGCAGATGGATCGCGCGTTTAACTTTGGCGATAATCAGATTCTTCATATGTATGGTTTTGAACACAAGTCTCTTGGGAGTAGGCGAGTTAAACGCGTTAAGAATGAATCTAGTAATCCACTTGAAGTTAAGGATGAACTCGGATTGCTTCATCCTGCATTCAAGGCTATTCAATCGCCTTAG
- the LOC124915336 gene encoding translocase of chloroplast 159, chloroplastic-like has product MADPSLPTKVMMYTEEPTLSISSGSSSFLIRANPTLDSDVESTLSLNNSYNGGGDSDFELQGSDTGENEFQSPASIDNEQNPKETIVVFDGNKGIDYSGSVAKDSDFEESLRSDYSSTQEEEEQDDDEDEEEGDNTESDDFVEKANEVIPIRARLTRESDDDDDVSLESGEIDNDYGFLSAVRMPVRVSSTTGIDFEEDEEEDTEFEFEIPPAAMEDVPEKEVKVLSSSEESISNADAISFLEEIKSYTEVEEEDVLSAVEEPNIEETLISEIPPENPLIASIIQEPSFEENVSVKTHFLNPITSEDPHDSEKYDEGNNGTVNNEEEEEVSDNEEKKAEEDLSTLEEPIVVSSIETLNIEETLIPEIPPSSLENPFIASTIQEPNFEDCLNPLASEDPHDTEKDDDTVDDEDQEEEEEMFDLSSDSKPNDDERKKLVKFFRFVHRLGLSSEDSLIEELLFHQMKNPNLESAKEEAKHLEEQQHCQTDFDSSLNILVIGKTGVGKSATINSIFGQERAKVDAFQPETKSVTAISGTINTVKLTIFDTPGLRPSPSEHSINTKILSSIKRAIRNTTPDIILYVDRFQEQTRDQDYLALLTSISRSLGLPIWNSTIVVFTHAGSTPFYGPKLVGDDRRLILVENNNNNGFDIERWRQRLLLMGYSMKLLLLSETEHLFKPDMEFENRFMRLLETNYTIEEDEVLMISSLFVMKMKMEVEAKSKCGKVLFRIKSTDQLQIALLSILPIANAVFRKIFS; this is encoded by the coding sequence ATGGCGGACCCATCTCTACCAACTAAGGTCATGATGTATACAGAGGAGCCTACACTTTCCATCTCATCAGGTTCTTCCTCTTTCCTAATCAGAGCTAACCCTACTCTTGATTCTGACGTCGAATCGACCCTCTCTTTAAACAATAGTTATAATGGCGGCGGCGATAGTGATTTTGAGTTACAGGGTTCAGACACCGGCGAAAACGAGTTTCAGTCGCCGGCGTCCATCGATAATGAACAAAACCCAAAAGAAACAATTGTTGTCTTCGATGGAAATAAAGGAATCGATTACAGTGGTTCTGTTGCCAAGGATAGCGATTTTGAAGAAAGCTTGAGAAGTGATTATAGCAGtacccaagaagaagaagaacaagatgatgatgaagatgaagaagagggaGATAATACTGAGAGTGATGATTTTGTTGAAAAGGCGAATGAGGTTATTCCAATTAGGGCTAGATTGACTAGAGagagtgatgatgatgatgatgtttctTTAGAGAGTGGCGAAATAGATAATGATTATGGGTTTCTTTCTGCTGTTAGAATGCCCGTTAGGGTTTCTTCTACTACCGGCattgatttcgaagaagatgaagaagaagatactGAGTTCGAGTTTGAGATACCTCCGGCGGCCATGGAGGATGTTCCTGAAAAGGAGGTTAAGGTCCTGTCTTCATCAGAAGAGAGCATTTCAAATGCGGATGCCATTTCCTTCTTGGAAGAGATTAAAAGTTATACtgaagtagaagaagaagatgttctTTCTGCAGTTGAAGAGCCCAATATTGAAGAAACCCTAATTTCAGAGATTCCACCTGAAAATCCACTTATCGCATCCATTATTCAAGAACCCAGTTTCGAGGAAAATGTTTCTGTCAAAACCCATTTTCTAAATCCCATAACTTCTGAAGATCCTCATGATTCTGAGAAATATGACGAAGGCAACAATGGTACGGTaaacaatgaagaagaagaagaagtgagtGATAATGAGGAGAAGAAAGCGGAAGAAGATCTTTCTACACTTGAAGAGCCAATTGTAGTTTCCTCAATTGAAACGCTCAATATAGAAGAAACCCTAATTCCAGAGATTCCACCTTCCTCACTTGAAAATCCATTTATTGCATCCACTATTCAAGAACCCAATTTCGAGGATTGTCTAAATCCTTTAGCTTCTGAAGATCCTCACGATACTGAGAAAGATGATGATACAGTAGATGatgaagatcaagaagaagaggaagaaatgtTTGACCTATCATCTGATAGTAAGCCAAATGACGATGAAAGGAAGAAACTAGTCAAGTTTTTCAGGTTTGTTCATAGATTAGGCTTATCATCTGAAGATTCACTAATTGAAGAACTATTATTCCATCAGATGAAGAATCCAAACCTAGAATCCGCTAAAGAAGAAGCCAAACATCTCGAGGAACAACAACATTGTCAAACTGATTTCGATTCATCCTTAAACATCCTAGTAATTGGCAAAACAGGAGTCGGAAAAAGTGCGACCATCAATTCCATCTTCGGCCAAGAAAGAGCAAAAGTTGACGCGTTTCAGCCGGAGACAAAATCTGTAACAGCCATTTCCGGCACCATAAACACAGTTAAGCTCACCATCTTTGACACACCGGGTCTCAGACCTTCCCCTTCTGAACATTCAATCAACACGAAAATCCTATCGTCCATTAAAAGGGCGATTCGAAACACCACTCCAGACATCATACTTTACGTCGATAGATTCCAAGAGCAGACTCGAGATCAAGACTACTTGGCATTACTAACATCAATCTCTCGATCGCTTGGATTGCCAATCTGGAATTCTACTATAGTTGTTTTCACTCACGCTGGCTCTACTCCTTTTTATGGACCTAAATTGGTTGGTGATGATCGGCGTTTAATTCTTGtggagaataataataataacggATTCGATATTGAAAGGTGGAGGCAAAGGCTATTGCTTATGGGATATTCAATGAAGTTACTATTATTATCAGAAACAGAGCATCTCTTCAAACCTGATATGGAGTTTGAAAATCGGTTTATGCGGTTACTGGAAACGAACTATACCATTGAAGAAGACGAGGTTTTGATGATATCGAGCCTCTTTGTCATGAAGATGAAAATGGAAGTTGAGGCAAAATCGAAATGTGGGAAAGTCTTGTTTAGGATAAAGAGCACGGATCAACTCCAAATCGCGCTGTTGAGCATTCTACCAATCGCAAACGCTGTTTTCAGAAAGATCTTTAGTTAA